From Brevundimonas vesicularis:
TATCCGGCGGTGCTGGACTTCCCGTTCCAGAAGCAGGCGACCGATGTGGCGGCCGGCAAGGTCGGGACCGACGCCCTGGCCAAGCTGTTCGACGCCGACACGATCTATGACAAGGGCGCAGAAACCGCCGCGATCCTGCCGACCTTCCTGGGCAACCATGACATGGGCCGGGTGGGCTTCTTCGTGAAACAGGCCAATCCGAACGCCGACGACGCCGAGGTGCTGGCGCGCATCAAACTGGCCCATGCTCTGATGATGTTCAGCCGCGGCGTGCCGACACTCTATTACGGGGATGAACAGGGTTTCGCCGGCGCGGGCGGATACGGAAACTCGCGCCAGGACATGTGGCCCAGCCGCACGCCGGTCTATGCGAACGAAACGCCGGTCGGCGGTCGCCAGCCGGCCTACTCCACTGACGCCCCCCTATATCAGGCGATTGCAGAGATGACCCGCATCCGCGCCGAAGAGCCGGCCCTGCGACGCGGCCATCAGGTCGTGCGCGCCTATGGCGACAAGCCCGGTCTGTTCGCAATGTCTCGCATCGGCGAGGACGGATCGGAGGTCCTGGCCCTGTTCAACACCTCCACTGCGCCCGTCGCCGCTCAAGTCGAGGTGGAGCCTGGCTCGCTGCGGTGGCAAGCTCTGCGCGGCGATTGCACACCCGAATCCTCCGCACCCGCCAGTGTCGCCGTTCGCGTGCCCCCCCTCGATTACGTCGTCTGCAAGAGCGTGCCGTGACTGCCCTGCCCCTCGATCTTTCCACGGCTGACGCCGCCCCTGCCCTCTCTCAGGACTGGTGGCGCGGCGCGGTGCTGTATCAGATCTATCCGCGCAGCTTCGCCGACTCCAACGACGACGGCGTTGGCGATCTGAAGGGGATCACCCAGCACCTCGACCACGTCGCCTCTCTAGGCGTGGATGGCATCTGGCTGTCGCCCTTCTTCACGTCGCCGATGAAGGACTTCGGCTATGACGTGTCGGACTATTGCGACGTCGATCCGATCTTCGGCACTTTGGCCGACTTCGACGCCCTGATCGCGCGCGCCCATGCCCTAGGGCTGAAGGTCGTCATCGATCAGGTGTTTTCTCACACCTCGGACGAACATCCCTGGTTCACCCACAGCCGCGCCAGCCGAAACGGCGACCACGCCGACTGGTATGTCTGGGCCGACGCCAAGCCGGACGGCTCGCCGCCGTCGAACTGGCAGTCGGTGTTCGGCGGCCCGGCCTGGACCTGGGACGCGCGTCGCGGCCAATACTACATGCACAACTTTCTGGCGTCACAGCCTCAACTGAACGTCAGGAACCCGGCGGTTCAAGACGCCCTGATCGCGGCGGCGCGGTTCTGGCTGGATCGGGGAGTGGACGGCTTCCGTCTGGATGCGATCAACTTCGCCATCCATGATCCATCCCTGCGCGACAATCCGCCGATCCAGGACGGCAAGAAGCGCACGCGGCCGTTCGACTTCCAGGACAAGATCTACAACCAGTCCCACCCGGACATCATCGGCTTCCTGAACCGCATCCGCGCCCTGACCGACAGCTATGAAGGCCGGTTCACGGTGGCGGAGGTCGGCGGCGATCACGCCGACCGCGAGATGAAGGAATTCACCGCCGGCAACGACCGTCTGCACTCGGCCTACGGCTTCCTCTATCTCTATGCCGATACGCTGAAGAGCGAACTGATCGGCGTGGGCGATGGGATGTGGCCGGATCAGCAGGGCGAGGGCTGGCCGTCCTGGACCTTCTCCAATCACGATGCGCCGCGCGCGGTGTCGCGTTGGGCCCAGGGCCGGGACGAGAAGGCCTTTTCGGAAATGGCCCTGCTGCTGCTGATGTGCCTGCGCGGCAATGTCTTCGTCTATCAGGGCGAGGAGTTGGGCCTGCCTCAGGCCGAGGTGCCGTTCGAACGGCTGGTCGATCCCGAGGCCATCGCCAACTGGCCACAGACGCTGGGCCGCGACGGCGCCCGCACGCCGATCCCCTGGGTGGCCTCGGCGCCCAACGCCGGCTTCTCGACGGTCGAGCCCTGGCTGCCGGTCGACCCGCGCCATCTGGCGCTGTCCGTGGATGCGCAGGAGGCGGACCCGACTTCGATCCTGCATGCCGCGCGCCGCATCATCGCCCTGCGCCAGGCCCATCCGGCGCTGCGGACCGGCGGCCTGGAGATCGAGAGTGCGGGCGACCTGTTGGTCTTCCGCCGGTTCGAACGGGCCGAGGGCGGCGAGCGCCTGCTGTGCGTGTTCAACCTGGGCTTCGATGCCGTGGACTGGTCAACGCCCGCCGGCGCGCGCCGGATCGCGGCGGTCAACTGGACCGAAGCGGACGGATCGACGTTGAGGCCGCTGGCCGGCCTGATCTTCGCCGACGCCGGATGACGGGGTCAGCCGCCGCAGGTCTCGCGAACGATCAGCTCGGTCGGAACGCGCTCGGAACGGCCTGCTGCGGCGCCGCCGTGATCCAGCAGTTTGGACACCATCAACCGGCCGGCCTTCATGGTGTCCTGGGCGATGGTGCTGAGCGCCGGGCGCGAGTAGCGGCTGAACGGCACATTGTCGAAACCGATGACCGAGACCTGGCCCGGCACCTCGACGCCGGCGTGCAGCAACGCCCTTACGGCTCCGAGCGCGATCTGGTCGGACGCAGCCACGACGCCATCGAAATCCAGCCCACGTCGGATCAGGGCGTCCACGGCGGCCTCGGCGGATTCGACCTCGAAATGCGCAGGCACGATCAGGTCGGCGTCCACGTCCAGTCCGCTCTGGCTCAAGGCGTCCAGATAGCCGCGATGACGCTGCATGGCCTCGGGCGGATCCAGATCGCCCAAGAAGACGGTGCGCTTTCGCCCAAGCCGCGCCAGATGCAACGTCGCCCGGCGCCCGCCCGAGATGTTGTCCGAGCCGATGGAGCAATAGTCCTGATCGGGCAGTTCGGCGCCCCAGACGACGAAACGATGGTCGGCGTCGACCAGACGGTTGAAGGCCGAATGCAGGCTGGATTGGCCCAGAAAGATCACGCCGTCCGCCCGGCTGGTGTTCAGCGCCGCCGACAGCTCGTCATAGTTGGCGGGCGAGATATGGCTCATCAGCAGGTCGCAGCCGCGTTCGCGCGCCGCCTCGCCCACCCCGGCCAGAAGCTCCAAGAAGAAGGGGTCGCTAAGGCGCCCTTCGCGCCCCTGCGGACGCGGCACCACGAGGGCGATCGTGCCCTGGGCGCCGATCGGGCCGGCGGGCATGTGACGGCGGAACGGGTAGTCGTGTTCCTTGGCCAGCTTCCAGATCGTCTGTTTGGTGCGATCGTTGACGGCGGGGCTGTCGTTCAGGGCGCGCGAGGCGGTGGCGATGGACACGCCGGCCAGGCGGGCGATGTCTTCCAGACGGGTGGTCTTGCGGCTCAAGGTCGCGGGTCCTCACAGCAGCATGGTGAAGCTGCAAAATTTTCTGCAAATATTTCAGCCACCGTTCGCGGCGGTTGGCAAGAGGCGGCGTAACGGAGTTCCCATGATGCAGCGCAGATCCTTCCTGGCCCTTGGCGGCGTGTCGATCCTGGCTCTGGGGGCGACGGGCGCGCGCGCCCAGACCGCACCGAACCATGCCCGCGCGTCGTCGCCCGGCGGCGTGCTGACGGTCGAGGCTTTCACCGACAACGACGGACGGCCGATGTATTCGGTGCTGCGTCAGGGCCGGGTCGTGGTGGCCCCGTCCAAGTTGGGTTTCCTCCTGACCGACGCGCCGGCCATCGAGCGCGGCCTGACCCTGACCGCAGGCCAGCCGGTCACGGTCGACGACACTTGGGAGCAGCCGTGGGGCGAGCGCCAGTTCATCCGCAACCACTACAATGAATGGCGCGTCGCCTATGCCGAGACCGGCGGCCTGCGACGCCGCGTGGACGTGGTCTTCCGCCTGTACGACGACGGTCTGGGCTTCCGCTATGAGTTCCCGCAGCAGGCCGGCCTGACCACCGTCCGCATCGGTTCGGAAATCACCGAGTTCAACCTGGCCGAAAACGGCGAGGCCCTGTGGTGCCCGGCGTGGGAATGGAACCGCGAGGAATATCTCTACAGCCGCACGCCGATCGATGCGGTCGGCAGCGCCCAGACGCCGATGACGGTCCGGGGCCAGTCGGGCCTGCACGTCTCCATCCACGAGGCCGCCTGCATCGACTACGCAGGGATGAACCTGCGCCGGTCGGAGGAAACGAAGTTCCGCGCTCAGCTGACGCCAGGCCTGACCAATGCGGCGGTGGTGCGCGAGGCGCCGTTCAACACGCCCTGGCGAACCCTGCAAATCTCCGACAGCGCCTCGGGCCTACTGGACTCCAGCCTGATCCTGAACCTGAACGAGTCCAACAAACTGGGTGACGTCAGTTGGTTCAAGCCGATGAAATACGTCGGCGTCTGGTGGGAGATGCACCTGGACCTGAAGACCTGGAACTCCGGGCCCAAGCACGGCGCGACCACCGAGAATGCGATCAAACACATCGACTTCGCGGCCAAGCACGGGCTGGGCGGAGTGCTGGTCGAAGGCTGGAACAAGGGCTGGGACGGCCAGTGGTTCGCCAACGGCGCGGACTTCAGCTTCACCGAGGCCTATCCCGACTTCGATATCGAAGCAGTCTGCGCCCACGCGCGGTCCAAGGGCGTGCAACTGATCGGCCACCACGAGACAGGCGGCAACGCCTTCCACTATGAGCAGCAGCTCGAGCCGGCGATGGCCCTGTATGAACGCCTCGGCATCCATTCGGTGAAGACCGGCTACGTCGCCGACGCGCAAGGCGCCCGCGTCGCCGGGCCGGACGGACAGATGGTCATGGCCTGGCACGAGAGCCAGGCGATGGCCCAGCACCACATGCGCGTGGTCGAAGCCGGCTATCGCCACAAGGTCGCCGTCAACGCTCACGAGCCGTTCAAGGACACCGGCCTTCGCCGCACCTATCCGAACATC
This genomic window contains:
- a CDS encoding LacI family DNA-binding transcriptional regulator, giving the protein MSRKTTRLEDIARLAGVSIATASRALNDSPAVNDRTKQTIWKLAKEHDYPFRRHMPAGPIGAQGTIALVVPRPQGREGRLSDPFFLELLAGVGEAARERGCDLLMSHISPANYDELSAALNTSRADGVIFLGQSSLHSAFNRLVDADHRFVVWGAELPDQDYCSIGSDNISGGRRATLHLARLGRKRTVFLGDLDPPEAMQRHRGYLDALSQSGLDVDADLIVPAHFEVESAEAAVDALIRRGLDFDGVVAASDQIALGAVRALLHAGVEVPGQVSVIGFDNVPFSRYSRPALSTIAQDTMKAGRLMVSKLLDHGGAAAGRSERVPTELIVRETCGG
- a CDS encoding alpha-amylase family glycosyl hydrolase, with amino-acid sequence MTALPLDLSTADAAPALSQDWWRGAVLYQIYPRSFADSNDDGVGDLKGITQHLDHVASLGVDGIWLSPFFTSPMKDFGYDVSDYCDVDPIFGTLADFDALIARAHALGLKVVIDQVFSHTSDEHPWFTHSRASRNGDHADWYVWADAKPDGSPPSNWQSVFGGPAWTWDARRGQYYMHNFLASQPQLNVRNPAVQDALIAAARFWLDRGVDGFRLDAINFAIHDPSLRDNPPIQDGKKRTRPFDFQDKIYNQSHPDIIGFLNRIRALTDSYEGRFTVAEVGGDHADREMKEFTAGNDRLHSAYGFLYLYADTLKSELIGVGDGMWPDQQGEGWPSWTFSNHDAPRAVSRWAQGRDEKAFSEMALLLLMCLRGNVFVYQGEELGLPQAEVPFERLVDPEAIANWPQTLGRDGARTPIPWVASAPNAGFSTVEPWLPVDPRHLALSVDAQEADPTSILHAARRIIALRQAHPALRTGGLEIESAGDLLVFRRFERAEGGERLLCVFNLGFDAVDWSTPAGARRIAAVNWTEADGSTLRPLAGLIFADAG
- a CDS encoding glycoside hydrolase family 97 protein, whose product is MQRRSFLALGGVSILALGATGARAQTAPNHARASSPGGVLTVEAFTDNDGRPMYSVLRQGRVVVAPSKLGFLLTDAPAIERGLTLTAGQPVTVDDTWEQPWGERQFIRNHYNEWRVAYAETGGLRRRVDVVFRLYDDGLGFRYEFPQQAGLTTVRIGSEITEFNLAENGEALWCPAWEWNREEYLYSRTPIDAVGSAQTPMTVRGQSGLHVSIHEAACIDYAGMNLRRSEETKFRAQLTPGLTNAAVVREAPFNTPWRTLQISDSASGLLDSSLILNLNESNKLGDVSWFKPMKYVGVWWEMHLDLKTWNSGPKHGATTENAIKHIDFAAKHGLGGVLVEGWNKGWDGQWFANGADFSFTEAYPDFDIEAVCAHARSKGVQLIGHHETGGNAFHYEQQLEPAMALYERLGIHSVKTGYVADAQGARVAGPDGQMVMAWHESQAMAQHHMRVVEAGYRHKVAVNAHEPFKDTGLRRTYPNIISREGQRGMEYSAWGNPGNPPEHEPNLVFTRLLAGPMDYTPGIFGMETRSPGGVQTTWAKQLALYVVIYSPIQMAADLLVNYEANPGPFQFIKDVSVDWSESRTLDAAMGDYVVTVRKQRGTDVWALGAVTDEHPRVLKAPLDFLDAGRRYRAEIYRDGPNADYRGKREDIVIEQREVTSSDTLTLALAPGGGQAIRFVPVGRARRG